The Primulina huaijiensis isolate GDHJ02 chromosome 18, ASM1229523v2, whole genome shotgun sequence DNA window ACCACCTATGGATCCCAGTGACCAGCCCTGACCCCTGGACCCAACCCCTAGCCCACGCCTTTAGTCCCAGCATGAGCTGCGGCCGTAGCTTGATTCCCTAGGACTCTAGTTCGCCAAGGACTCTTCGCCCGAGCCACCACCCGAGCCCCAGCCCTCCGTACCAACCCTGGACCATCCTCAAACCTAACCTAGACCACCCTGCCCACGCCTGAACCTTCCATGCAGCCGCCCATTGCGGCTATTCCTAAATCGCATGAGAAGGGTCCATGCGATCATGGGCTCTTCCCTAGCGCCCAGCCACGAgctaggacccttccagccCCTTAACCGTGACCCTTATCGAGCTCCAGCCCAAACCTGGCCAAGCCCTCGGTGAGAAACCCCTTAACTGAACCCTTGGACACAATTCAAACAATAGTTCGATCGAGCCTATACCAATTCAATTGTGCAACCTTTAACCGTGACTTGTGTGactcctaaaatgatgaaaaatcGTGTACTCAAGTCACCCTAACATGGCAGGCCCCTTCATgcaatgatattttaaattttggaaaaagaaaTCTTGAATTATTCACATGTTAAtgcataaaatgaaaataatcataaggGAATCATGTTTTTTATGCAAACGATAATCAAACACGTAatagggtgtgatagatgagaaaaaaggattatagcgtgcctttgcgtatattaTTCACAAAAACGAATCGACGATGCGAACAACGGCGACGACGAACTCCTAGGTTGAAAACCTTAAGAAGGCCGATGCTTCTCCTACAAAATTCACGTGTATGTGTGTGCTTTTTGTGCTGCTAGGGAGAGTTTGTGTCTGTGTGTGGAGAGGTGGGGCGTGCATATGAGGGTTTAGGGGTGGGGTTATGggctttaaataatttttaattggtAAGTGTACAAGCCTAGGCCCATTAGCATGGTACCATAGGCCTATTAAGCTCATTAgtgtatatttaaaatatttcgtttaggaaagttcgtgaaaatattagccgagttctcgaaaaattcttattttcgtcgaaaatcaAATGCCGTTAAAAATTacgactcggcgtataaaatcaactcaaaactccttattcttaaaaatatcataaaacatcatccttattttaaataattaaaaacaattatttaataaaaatattttctctttttcacccgtcggtctccgttcctcgatcgcatctcaaataaccttttaaaaatacagtttgcATGCATTCgtgtagaaaatattttatacattATACATGCAACTATGCATATCATATTCAATTAAGcagttaaaatcatttaattagctatttttcattttctcttaGATTTGCATTCAGTTTGATTACGTCATCTTAATTTTAGATCTTACATAGAATTAGTTACCCTAACTAAATATCACTTAAACCGtttgatattgttatttttCAAGTATATTTAGAAATATCAATCAACGTTATTGGAGTATGAGATTGCATCTTGTGAATTTGAGATCGATATGATACCGGATGCTTCCATTTTCTTTCCGAATAATGATATTGAGCATGATATTCTAATTCCTAGTACATTATGATGATTATGACATATAAGATATCAAAATATCACAAACTCTTTACTCATTCGTTGCATTAAAAGTTCAAAAGTCGGGGGGATCGGACCGCAATACTTCCTCTCTGAATGTTTCGTCGCTCAAATCTTTTCCGACACGAgtagagtgagtctcatgtgagaccgtctcacggatcctaatctgtgagacgagtcaactctacccatattcacaacaaaaagtaatactcttagcataaaaaataatatttttttatggattatccaaataaaagatccgtctcacaaatacgatccgtgagaccgtttcacacaagtttttgccaactgAGTATCACCATCGCGGTATACCAATCACTCCATATCGAtcttttttgaaaagaaaaaaaaaatcatatctaATAAACTAAATGTTATAAATAGATAGAGACAATCACCGAAAGAAGCAGAGACTATTTAACAAAGGGTCACGGGGAATGCGTAGCTTGGCATGACGCAGAGGGATTTGTGTACTAAAAAAAGAGAGTATgcaataaataagacacaaagcTTCGCGGGCATAAGACAAAAGGCCGCATTGGTTGGGAAAAGGTTAAAAAACCAAACCGCGTTCGAATCCCATTTGTAGGCCCCACAATGTTTAGCCAATTATTGCCCTTCACGTGTCGTTCTACGCGTTTCCTGCACTCACCGGTCCACGAATCCTTGACTCTCACACCAGCAGGCAGGCCATGCCCACTTCCCATTGGTAAACATATACCATATATGTTgttcaggaaaaaaaaataaaattacgaaTATGTATCTTTTGAGACGatatcacgaatttttatctgtgagatatgtcaactctatcgatattcacaataaaaaataatattcttagcataaaaattaatattttttcatgaatagctcaaataagatatctgtatcataaaatatgctacgtgagaccgtctcacacaagtttttgtctttttttattattttttttgtaattttagtattttttttttgttgaagtgTTGATATGATTGCAAGGGTGTCACTCCAATGaattaaaaaaccaaaatatatatattgtggataggaaaaaaaattattaatattgactttttaatcatatttagtCAATCGTTAATAATCGTGAATATCTATTTGTTgcaaaaacatatatttatatgtaagaaaaatgatatttggattgtaaatttttatgtcaaaagtatattttataatatatgctgACTTGAGTGAAAATGtgttatgtcaaaagtattaattttcaacGCATGTATGGACCACGTCGACTCGTCTCAAATCTCAATACATATCGAGACCTACTTTTAGTTATAatatgagataataaattaaagAGTATGTCTCTAGCTAATAATACGTTATCACATTTTTATATTCGTGAAATGAGCCGACATGGTCTATATATAgaatgaaaagtaatacttttgaaattaaaaaaatacttgtTTATTGATCGGGTCAGATAAGATatctatatcacaaaattgatctgcAAAACGATCTCATAGAAGTTTTACGTGAATCGAAATATATAggtaacataattaattttaacCCAATCATTATAAAACTTAATTCAAATGTTATATAAAACTATGTTAATCACATCAAGGATATCTTGGTAGGATAACAAAAATAACTATATAATCAGAAATCCACAAAActattataaaatatcataatttataaaataataaaattatcctCCTTGTATATTGGAATGACAATTTCTTCCGAACTtgttggaggatccgataccagacccgaatagaagagggtatggatggatttttagacccgattaaataattgggtaatcgggtatgggtATTTTCGGGTTTgggtatggaggcgggtttgatataatccgacccacacccgacccgaatacccgtttaaattaatatatataaatatatatatgtatgtatatatgtatatatatagtaattatatttatttatattaaagattcatNaaatttaataaatgggtatggggatggaggtatgaaatccgactcataccctacccattgtcatccctactTGTATAACTATTCTacctataaatttttttacaaattttaaaattttcacgtaatttctaaattttctgtataaaaaatttaattataaaacataaaaaaaataaattcttgtaCTGacgtaaaaaaacaaaattcatatcacaCACCCTTTCTTCTTGGCCCCATTAGCATGGTAAGgtaaatttatctttttacatataaataaatttttatccaaaataactaatttattaaatttccaatattttaaattttaaaatttttttatttcgcCCACCTTCTTCCATTACTCTTCTTCCCACCACAGTTCAACAAGAACCAACCCACGCCATCTTCACTCCCTCTTTCTCTCACTACCAAAATGCACTCCAGATTCTTGCTCTTCTTCTCTGCTACGATTTTCGTGAGTTCTCAATAAATCTGTAATCTTTTGTGATAAAGTTTGTTATATTGGATGATTTTTGTTCATGCGTGAATGtgaatttgaatttgttctGTAATTGATTGTATGTGCGTGTTTTAATGTTGTTGATGTTAATGCAGGTGGTATTCTCGGGCTCCGGAGATGATTCCGGTGAGAACCCGTTTACGCCGAAGGGGTATTTGATCCGTTACTGGAAGAAGGAGATATCCACCGATTTGCCGATGCCGGCTTTCTTGCTCGACAAAGCTTCGCCGTTAGACGCGGTGGAGTTTGCAGGTTTCTCGAGGCTTGCCGATCAGCGGGCGTTATCTTTTCAACTTCCCGATTTCTGCAGCAAAGCTAACCTCCTCTGTTTCTCCGATTTGTCGCCGAGTCTCGAGAAGCACGACAGCAATGCGAATTTCGCTGTGTACTTGAACAAGAACTTCACCAACTATGGGGACGGCCGGCTCGGCGGGGTGGATTCTTTCAAGAACTATTCCGACGGGGACAATCTCCCGGTGGACGCGTTCCGGCGCTACAGCCGCGACTCCACCGGTCATGGAGATAAATTCTCCAGCTACGCCACGGAGGCCAATGTGGTTGACCAGAGCTTCAACACCTACGGCACCGCCGCAGCCGGAGGAGCTGGGGATTTCAGCAACTACAACAATCAGGTGAACGTGCCAAATCTCCGTTTCACTTCGTATTCAGACGACAGCAATGGCCGGAAGCAATCCTTCACCGCATACACCGATGAAGCCAATTCTGGCGACCAGAAATTCACTAGCTACGGAAAAAACGGCAACGGCGCCGCCAATGATTTCGCCAGCTACGGCAAGGATTCCAATGTAATGGGCTCGACTTTCACCAACTATGGCGAGAATGGGAATGCCGCAAATGACACATTCACTTCCTATGGGACAAATACCAATGTACCTGAAAATACTTTCAAGAATTACGGGACTCAAGGGAATGCAGCAACTGAAAGTTTCAAGAATTACAGAGACCAATCCAATGTGGGAGACGACAATTTCCAATCATACGGCAAGAATTCCAATGCCGCGAAGATGGATTTTGAGAACTACGGGAAATCCTTCAATGAGGGGACAGATAAATTCAGCGGCTATGGCAATGGTGCTGTAGGCCAAGCAGTCGACTTCAAGATCTATGGACTGAATACTACTTTCAAAGATTACGCGAAAAAGGGTGTCACCTTTACGGGGCTGTCAAACGAAAGCTCGGCTATGGGGACCTCTTTGGTAGCCACGGGCGAAAAGGTTAACAAATGGGTGGTGGAGCCAGGCAAATTCTTCCGGGAGAAGATGTTGAAAAGTGGCAATGTGATGCCTATGCCTGATATCCGTGACAAAATGCCTAAGAGGTCGTTTTTACCTCGAGTGATCGTGTCGAAATTACCCTTCTCGACGTCCAAAGTTGACGAATTGAAAAAGATCTTCCACGCCGAAGATGACAACTCTACCATGTCAAAAATGCTGACAGATTCATTGAGCGAGTGCGAGAGACCACCTAGCCCGGGGGAGACCAAGCGTTGTGTGACCTCGATCGAAGATATGATCGACTTCGCAACATCCATGCTGGGGCGTAACATCGTGGTTCGGACCACGGAGAACACTAAAGGGTCTAAAGGCGACATCATGATCGGGAAGGTCAGCGGAATCAACTCAGGGAAAGTCACTAAATCGGTGTCTTGCCACCAGAGCTTGTTCCCATACTCACTCTACTATTGTCACTCGGTCCCGAAAGTTCGAGTCTACGAAGCCGACATTCTCGACTCCAAGTCGAAGGCAACCATAAATCACGGTGTCGCCATATGCCATATCGATACGTCTTCTTGGAGCCCCGGCCATGGAGCCTTCCTTTCTTTAGGTTCAGGTCCAGGAAAGATCGAGGTTTGCCACTGGATCTTTGAGAACGACATGACTTGGGCAGTCGCAGATTGAGATTATTTTTTACTTAGTTTTGGTTCATCCAGTTGTGTTACACAAAGGGTAAACCACTGGTTTGACCTTTCAATTTAACTCAATttattcatattattattaccTTCCAAGTTTACTTTTATCACATTCAACTGTTTATACTTGGAAAGTCAAATTCTTGTGTCACTAAACTTTTATCACGTGTACATTTCCCGTGTCAATATTAACTCTACGGAGGTTTTCCACCACTAGCATATGCAAGAAAGGTTTATTGTAAATCAACCGATTCATCTACGACAGAATCCTCGGATTCCGGTAACACTTGGTTTGAACTCTTAGTAAAATATGATATACACCCACATGATCCAACGAGACTCACTTTTCACCTGGTGGGCGAATGCTAAATTTCAAGATTGGCAGGGCGACATTGGTACGAATCTATCACTCACTCACTCACTCACTCACAACCCAAAATGATGCAAAATGACAGTTGAGAATACTGTTCTAGTGATAAGATCATAAATGCAAAAGTGAGAAATGGAGGAACAAAAGGGTGAAATGGAATGAATCATCAGAGCATGAAAACGATGAACGCTCACATGTAATGGTAATAGTTTGGTGGTCCTTATTATCCAAATATTATATAGTCTCTGTGTTTGCTTTAATGTGGGTGAGAAGATAGACACCATTTTCCAGCTGTTGTTGGACCAATCCCTCctcttttcttttgttatttactCTCTAAAAAAACTTTCGGAACAAACAACCGGAAGCCCCGCGTGGCGGGGTGATGCACGTTTTGATCCCACACATATTCTATAACGTTAGTGTTAGTGTTGGTGTTGGCGTAACAAGAACGAATGTGTCTACTTGCTCTATGGTGTTACCTCCCAAAGCACTCGTACGGTGCCTTCATTCATCTTGGGAAATGGAAAACTTCCAAAAATCTTTCGTTCGATTGTATATGAACTATAAGTCACCgctatatttgaaattatttcgatttgatcttttaatatTACAATTGTATAGATATTAAACGTTATGTCTTGACTATAATCTCTCTTTCATGCATTAAGCGGGAAAAAGTTTTGTTTTAGTattaaaaagacaaaaaagaCTCTATAAGTATGCGATATGCATGTGTACATGACCGCTACTCAATATATAAGACTTAAATTGAGaggtaaataatttgaaattttcctatatataaaaaaaaaattgttataaacatttaaaataagcattaAAAAGTAACCAACATGATTCAATTCAAATGTCGACAATTACAGGTAGATTTCAGTTGCCGAACTGTAATATATGGTTTAAAATTTGCATatctatttcaaaattttattgccCTTTCAGCCGAATAGAAATGGAGTTAttatattatgaaattttaatatcTCCAactgtacttttttttttttgagagaattgtGATTTTGAGTGTTTTATGTTTGTTATTTTgctttggtaaaaaaaaattattatatttaaattgcgTTAGAAAAATGaatgagtttttttaaaaaataaaaataatgaactaagactgaaatttaaaaacataaaaaaactaaaactatAATTATAAgtaattgttgaaaaattattttaaaatgtgttaaatatttgtgttgaaaatgtgaatgttgaatgttgaaaattaggtaaaattaggtgttgaatattgaaaattagtgtgtgatgatgtaggtaatgatgtattttatttttggattatttgtaaaaattttctataaatagatctctcatttgtgaagaaaatcacaattgagttgagagaaaaatattataaagtgtgtagtgtgataattttgagagtttgagatttttacttttttaccgtaaatttttactttttcacaacacgttatcagcacgaagctctaaaagtcctccatatttttccaagctccgaacagaagaaaaaggtaacaaaagtaataatatttattttactgttatttatttattgtttatatatgtaatatataatataatgttattgttagaaataataaaaataattttttcaaaaacttgttataaatcctgggaggatgttaagacgacatcccacactcccggtaagggatacgacaagtataaaagcctataaggttttttaaacaaaataacttatgacacctaattataataatgtgatatgatatacataattatttaaatatgactaatattatatacaccatattattaccataaaattatacaaatacatacatttattttcttatacaccaacggtaataaacggtaacaaaacggctagtttttgctctataaatacaatctcacaaatacattcaatcactccaactttctcttcttctctaaaaattattcttcatcaaattttcgaagaaaaaaagaagatggctttcacgaggttatttttaattattttggttatcatactcaccagtcttgtatttatcggagaatatcctcctcgtgtgttttctttatttttacgaatacttgtacttgttgtttatccattactttgtattgcaatattcattaactaataaaatgcatcgtaatttttagtaccaccatggcaaacttggcaaagctcgaattcatcgctcttgatattactgggaaacactatatgccatggactcttgatgtagaaatgcatcttgagtcattgggtctaagcgagaccattaaagaaaatggtatatcttcatcacaagaaaaagcaaaagctataatatttttacgacgacaccttgatgaaggtttaaaatgtgaatatctcatcgaaaaagatcccatggctctgtggaaaggattaaaagagagatttgaacatataagggaagttatacttccgaccgcccgtgatgaatggaatatgttaagattccaagactttaaaaaagtcagtgattacaattcagcgatgtatagaataatctcgcagttaaaattttgtggacatgaggttacagaatcggaaatgcttgaaaaaacattttccacgtttcacgcatcaaatataacactacagcaacaatatagagtgcgtggatttgcgagatattctgaactcatcgcctgtcttcttgtggcggaaaagaacaacgagctattaatgagaaatcatcagtcccgacccactggatcaacagcatttccagaagtaaatgctgtaagtaaaaatgaatttaaacctggaaaccaaaatcaaattcaaagacaaggttttggtcgaggtcgaggtcgaggtcgaggtcgtggacgtggacgtggacgaggaagtggtcgtggtcgtggacgcggccgtggttttgaaa harbors:
- the LOC140965156 gene encoding polygalacturonase-1 non-catalytic subunit beta-like is translated as MHSRFLLFFSATIFVVFSGSGDDSGENPFTPKGYLIRYWKKEISTDLPMPAFLLDKASPLDAVEFAGFSRLADQRALSFQLPDFCSKANLLCFSDLSPSLEKHDSNANFAVYLNKNFTNYGDGRLGGVDSFKNYSDGDNLPVDAFRRYSRDSTGHGDKFSSYATEANVVDQSFNTYGTAAAGGAGDFSNYNNQVNVPNLRFTSYSDDSNGRKQSFTAYTDEANSGDQKFTSYGKNGNGAANDFASYGKDSNVMGSTFTNYGENGNAANDTFTSYGTNTNVPENTFKNYGTQGNAATESFKNYRDQSNVGDDNFQSYGKNSNAAKMDFENYGKSFNEGTDKFSGYGNGAVGQAVDFKIYGLNTTFKDYAKKGVTFTGLSNESSAMGTSLVATGEKVNKWVVEPGKFFREKMLKSGNVMPMPDIRDKMPKRSFLPRVIVSKLPFSTSKVDELKKIFHAEDDNSTMSKMLTDSLSECERPPSPGETKRCVTSIEDMIDFATSMLGRNIVVRTTENTKGSKGDIMIGKVSGINSGKVTKSVSCHQSLFPYSLYYCHSVPKVRVYEADILDSKSKATINHGVAICHIDTSSWSPGHGAFLSLGSGPGKIEVCHWIFENDMTWAVAD